The following are encoded in a window of Amycolatopsis solani genomic DNA:
- the pspAB gene encoding PspA-associated protein PspAB, producing the protein MLSFPTPVSPRLTSTVDIASAPGPASSRPEIGHIVVTLLDSKLVRCWTSRPHLQSLYTLAAAAPRMRAALGLAPTGGGTVGFKVDGDALARTEAELLAATSARLPVHPLVTQDLNGRSTVRCWRRNRDLRVLTADLVDVADRLSRAGYGGCLRFATVEFGEQTGRLDRKLALVYLFDRGTFHTAPVPGTRPLDRALELRARAALHGALPLEPDAQRRFVL; encoded by the coding sequence ATGCTGTCCTTTCCGACCCCGGTGTCCCCGCGCCTGACGTCCACTGTGGACATTGCCAGTGCGCCCGGTCCGGCGTCTTCTCGACCGGAGATAGGACACATCGTCGTGACCCTGCTGGACAGCAAGCTCGTCCGCTGCTGGACTTCCCGCCCGCACCTGCAGTCCCTCTACACCCTCGCCGCCGCGGCGCCGCGGATGCGTGCCGCGCTCGGGCTCGCGCCCACCGGTGGTGGCACGGTCGGCTTCAAAGTGGACGGGGACGCGCTGGCCCGCACCGAAGCGGAGCTGCTCGCCGCGACGTCGGCCCGGCTGCCGGTGCACCCGCTGGTGACCCAGGACCTGAACGGCCGGTCGACGGTCCGGTGCTGGCGCCGCAACCGCGACCTGCGCGTGCTGACCGCGGACCTGGTCGACGTCGCGGATCGGCTGTCCCGCGCTGGATACGGCGGCTGCCTGCGGTTCGCGACCGTCGAGTTCGGCGAGCAGACCGGCCGCCTCGACCGGAAGCTCGCGCTCGTGTACCTGTTCGACCGCGGCACTTTCCACACCGCGCCGGTGCCGGGCACCCGGCCCCTCGACCGCGCGCTGGAGCTGCGTGCGCGGGCCGCGTTGCACGGCGCGCTGCCGCTGGAACCCGATGCCCAGCGCCGGTTCGTGCTCTGA